Proteins encoded by one window of Cydia splendana chromosome 14, ilCydSple1.2, whole genome shotgun sequence:
- the LOC134797109 gene encoding G-protein coupled receptor moody-like isoform X1: MDENIINETLYGSQSELSKFSPGLLTFAAIMTGLIMLVGLFGNLLTVVALLKCPKVRNVAAAFIISLCCADFLFCAMVLPFAISGFWQQKWSHGDVLCKLVPFLRYGNVGVSLLSIALITLNRYIMIAHHSWYGRVYRKYNIALMIVFSWMFAYGMQIPTLIGIWGKFDYDKELGTCSIVPDDNGRSSKTALFVIAFLVPALLILMCYARIFWVVHSSEQRMREHQRSQHASPGSLNTDKRSTVKDNRETKARRNEWRITKMVLAIFLSFLVCYLPITIAKVADNHVQYPVFHIAGYLLLYASACVNPIIYVIMNAQYRAAYAAALCCPLSRLSGLTSEMERASRIQLQQHTNGAQPSVTGGVQSGPQGLHNPRGPAPVDPRPAPTGSSTPLSGSTTKISSTPKSSLKISNTPSSNTPIMNKPSSLKVGPARVSPVGPKITRFQIGSYGQGADRTTNI; encoded by the exons ATGGACGAGAATATAATAAACGAGACCTTATACGGCAGCCAAAGTGAACTTTCAAA ATTCTCACCGGGCCTGCTAACGTTTGCGGCAATAATGACGGGACTCATCATGCTAGTGGGGCTCTTCGGGAACCTACTCACCGTGGTGGCCCTGCTCAAGTGCCCTAAAGTGCGCAACGTGGCCGCAGCGTTCATTATCAG TCTCTGCTGCGCCGACTTCCTATTCTGCGCCATGGTGCTCCCCTTCGCAATCTCCGGCTTTTGGCAGCAGAAGTGGTCCCACGGCGACGTGCTGTGCAAGCTGGTCCCGTTCCTGAGGTACGGGAACGTCGGAGTTTCGCTGCTGAGCATCGCTCTCATCACGCTGAACCG atacaTAATGATCGCTCACCACAGCTGGTACGGGCGCGTGTATCGCAAGTACAACATCGCGCTCATGATCGTCTTCTCGTGGATGTTCGCGTACGGCATGCAGATACCGACGCTGATTGGGATATGGG GTAAATTCGACTACGATAAGGAACTCGGAACATGTTCAATAGTACCTGATGATAACGGCCGCTCCTCGAAGACCGCTCTCTTCGTCATCGCTTTCTTGGTGCCGGCTCTGCTGATTTTGATGTGCTATGCGAGAATCTTCTGGGTCgtacatag CTCAGAACAACGCATGCGGGAACACCAACGCTCGCAGCACGCCAGCCCAGGCTCACTTAACACAGACAAGCGTTCAACCGTTAAAGACAACAGGGAAACCAAGGCGCGTAGGAACGAGTGGCGCATCACCAAGATGGTGCTCGCTATCTTCCTATCGTTTCTGGTGTGTTACCTGCCGATCACCATCGCTAAGGTCGCTGACAACCATGTCCAATATCCCG TATTCCACATCGCCGGCTACCTCCTTCTGTACGCGAGCGCCTGCGTGAACCCGATTATCTACGTCATAATGAACGCGCAATACCGCGCCGCGTACGCAGCGGCGCTGTGCTGCCCTCTCTCGAGGTTGTCGGGGCTCACCAGCG AAATGGAACGAGCGTCACGGATACAGCTACAGCAACACACGAACGGCGCTCAGCCAAGTGTCACTGGGGGAGTCCAGAGCGGACCCCAGGGCCTCCACAATCCCCGCGGGCCCGCGCCGGTAGACCCCCGGCCGGCCCCAACCGGCTCGAGCACGCCGCTATCCGGCTCGACCACGAAAATCTCAAGCACGCCGAAATCAAGCTTGAAAATCTCGAACACACCAAGCTCGAACACTCCGATAATGAATAAACCAAGCTCTCTAAAAGTCGGGCCGGCGCGTGTGAGCCCTGTAGGACCAAAGATCACCAGGTTCCAGATTGGCAGCTATGGACAGGGTGCTGATAGGACGACCAATATATAG
- the LOC134797109 gene encoding G-protein coupled receptor moody-like isoform X2: MDENIINETLYGSQSELSKFSPGLLTFAAIMTGLIMLVGLFGNLLTVVALLKCPKVRNVAAAFIISLCCADFLFCAMVLPFAISGFWQQKWSHGDVLCKLVPFLRYGNVGVSLLSIALITLNRYIMIAHHSWYGRVYRKYNIALMIVFSWMFAYGMQIPTLIGIWGKFDYDKELGTCSIVPDDNGRSSKTALFVIAFLVPALLILMCYARIFWVVHSSEQRMREHQRSQHASPGSLNTDKRSTVKDNRETKARRNEWRITKMVLAIFLSFLVCYLPITIAKVADNHVQYPVFHIAGYLLLYASACVNPIIYVIMNAQYRAAYAAALCCPLSRLSGLTSGAYPSSPACPNTRKTERTSAFASYIRT; encoded by the exons ATGGACGAGAATATAATAAACGAGACCTTATACGGCAGCCAAAGTGAACTTTCAAA ATTCTCACCGGGCCTGCTAACGTTTGCGGCAATAATGACGGGACTCATCATGCTAGTGGGGCTCTTCGGGAACCTACTCACCGTGGTGGCCCTGCTCAAGTGCCCTAAAGTGCGCAACGTGGCCGCAGCGTTCATTATCAG TCTCTGCTGCGCCGACTTCCTATTCTGCGCCATGGTGCTCCCCTTCGCAATCTCCGGCTTTTGGCAGCAGAAGTGGTCCCACGGCGACGTGCTGTGCAAGCTGGTCCCGTTCCTGAGGTACGGGAACGTCGGAGTTTCGCTGCTGAGCATCGCTCTCATCACGCTGAACCG atacaTAATGATCGCTCACCACAGCTGGTACGGGCGCGTGTATCGCAAGTACAACATCGCGCTCATGATCGTCTTCTCGTGGATGTTCGCGTACGGCATGCAGATACCGACGCTGATTGGGATATGGG GTAAATTCGACTACGATAAGGAACTCGGAACATGTTCAATAGTACCTGATGATAACGGCCGCTCCTCGAAGACCGCTCTCTTCGTCATCGCTTTCTTGGTGCCGGCTCTGCTGATTTTGATGTGCTATGCGAGAATCTTCTGGGTCgtacatag CTCAGAACAACGCATGCGGGAACACCAACGCTCGCAGCACGCCAGCCCAGGCTCACTTAACACAGACAAGCGTTCAACCGTTAAAGACAACAGGGAAACCAAGGCGCGTAGGAACGAGTGGCGCATCACCAAGATGGTGCTCGCTATCTTCCTATCGTTTCTGGTGTGTTACCTGCCGATCACCATCGCTAAGGTCGCTGACAACCATGTCCAATATCCCG TATTCCACATCGCCGGCTACCTCCTTCTGTACGCGAGCGCCTGCGTGAACCCGATTATCTACGTCATAATGAACGCGCAATACCGCGCCGCGTACGCAGCGGCGCTGTGCTGCCCTCTCTCGAGGTTGTCGGGGCTCACCAGCGGTGCGTATCCCTCGTCGCCCGCATGCCCCAACACCAGGAAAACGGAGCGCACGTCTGCATTCGCCTCGTATATTAGAACTTGA